The following nucleotide sequence is from Coffea eugenioides isolate CCC68of chromosome 10, Ceug_1.0, whole genome shotgun sequence.
TTGCTGATTTTGATGAATAGCCATATTTTTATGATCATTCAAGTAACTATGTTTTCCAAGAGTATGTTGTTATTGTTAGCCTCATTTcttattatcatttttattatttttgtggAAACAACTTACCTGCAGGTATTGCGCTCGTCACAGCAGCTCTACTTGCATTTGGCTCCTGGTTATACTTTGAATTCAAGAGAAGAAAGCTAATCATCGAAAAGCAAAAATTCTTTCAAGAAAATGGTGGTTTGCTCCTGCAACAGGAACTAATCAAGCAAAAAGACTGCACAAATATTGCCAAGATATTCACTGCTAAAGAACTTGAAAAAGCAACCAACAACTTTGATGAAAAAAGGGTCATTGGCCAAGGAAGCTATGGCACAGTTTACAAAGGAAACTTGACAGATTGCACTGTAGTAGCAATCAAGAAATCTAGAGTAGTTGATAGATCCCAAATTGACCACTTCATCAATGAAGTTATAGTTCTCTCCCAAATCAATCACAAAAATGTGGTCAAGCTCCTTGGATGTTGTTTAGAAATGGAAGTCCCTTTGCTAGTTTATGAATTCATCAACAATGGAACACTTTTCGATCATATGCAGGACAAAGCCAAGGCCACGGTTCTATGCTGGGATACTCGTTTGAGGATAGCCACAGAAAATGCAGGGGCGCTTTCATATTTGCATTCTGCTGCTTCTCCTCCTATTATTCATCGAGACATAAAGTCGGTCAACATACTCCTAGATGATAAATACACCGCGAAAGTGTCAGACTTTGGAACATCAAGATTGGTACCCATGATTGAATCTGAGATACCGACAATGGTGCAAGGAACAATTGGCTACTTAGACCCTGAGTACCTGCAGACGAGTCAATTAACAGAGAAGAGTGATGTCTATAGCTTTGGGGTTGTTCTTGTGGAGCTATTGACAGGAAAGAAGGTACTGTGCTTTGATAGATCTGCAAGGGAGAGAAGTCTGGCGAgttattttctttcttcaatAAAGGATAACCGTTTGTTTGAAGTTCTGGATGATAATATCGACACTGAAAGAAATGCTGAGCAGCTGAAAGAAGTTGCTATGCTGGCAAAAAGATGCTTAAATGTGAAGGGGGAAGACAGGCCAACCATGAAAGAAGTAGCATTGGAATTAGAAGGAATGAGTCTATCAACGAGGCATTCGTGGGTACAACATCCTGCAACAGTTTTAGAGGAGATGGAATCCCTTCTTAGTGATGTTACAATCATTCTTAGCCCCAAAAAACATGTTCTTTTGCCGATAAATGATGGCAGATGAGAATTTTCTTGCCAGTATCAACATATTTATTGTCCACAGGAAACTTAagttgattttatttatttatctttttcttttacagTTTCCTGTTGTCCTCTTTCTTCATGGGGGATCAAATTATAAATAGCTATGCCTATGGATTTTGTACAGGAGACTGGCAATTTCATGAATGCTACTGACTTGTAACATTTTTCAACATGTTTGATGGATTTTGGTGACCTCGTAGACCAAACAATTCA
It contains:
- the LOC113750458 gene encoding wall-associated receptor kinase 5-like, with amino-acid sequence MAQLILVVILAILFSRIVVASAAAFPIAKPGCNSSCGDVEIPYPFGMTEGCYLDEPFQIICNTSFNPPKPISQLSEIDVARISLEGQIHVLQFVARKCFSQSSVVPSKHMVTTFSLAKFTLNHTLNKFTAVGCDTYGFIKGFHGVQGYTTGCMSICYSTEEVVDGICSGGGCCQTSIPKGTSEFSLSVGSFRNHSVVENFNPCSSVFVVEQGGFNFSMDLLRDIENVNKLPVALDWTIGNETCEIAQKNLDTYACQKNSKCINDPEPDSYPGYRCSCLEGYEGNPYIACQDIDECQDENLNTCTFKSLCKNEIGGYKCSCPNGYQGDGKISPCLPKRKNQQLLVTRIIAGIALVTAALLAFGSWLYFEFKRRKLIIEKQKFFQENGGLLLQQELIKQKDCTNIAKIFTAKELEKATNNFDEKRVIGQGSYGTVYKGNLTDCTVVAIKKSRVVDRSQIDHFINEVIVLSQINHKNVVKLLGCCLEMEVPLLVYEFINNGTLFDHMQDKAKATVLCWDTRLRIATENAGALSYLHSAASPPIIHRDIKSVNILLDDKYTAKVSDFGTSRLVPMIESEIPTMVQGTIGYLDPEYLQTSQLTEKSDVYSFGVVLVELLTGKKVLCFDRSARERSLASYFLSSIKDNRLFEVLDDNIDTERNAEQLKEVAMLAKRCLNVKGEDRPTMKEVALELEGMSLSTRHSWVQHPATVLEEMESLLSDVTIILSPKKHVLLPINDGR